The following are encoded together in the Lathyrus oleraceus cultivar Zhongwan6 chromosome 3, CAAS_Psat_ZW6_1.0, whole genome shotgun sequence genome:
- the LOC127131618 gene encoding uncharacterized protein LOC127131618 has protein sequence MNQEDVIEFIQKHIIYRFGIPETVTTDQGSVFTGRKMQEFAKEMGFKQLTLTPYYDQANGQVEAANKVIIEIHLQSIRIQRHYEIPTDSYWSMMLDELVDLDEERLNALELLKRQKKRVEISYNKKVKVKSFLPEDLVWKVIIPMDRKDRALGKWSPKWEDPF, from the exons ATGAATCAGGAGGATGTGATCGAGTTTATCCAGAAGCATattatttatagatttggaatcccaGAGACTGTCACAACAGATCAAGGGTCAGTATTCACTGGTCGAAAAATGCAAGAATTTGCTAAAGAAATGGGTTTCAAACAATTAACTTTGACGCCTTATTATGATCAGGCTAATGGACAAGTCGAAGCTGCAAATAAAGTGATCATTG AGATTCACCTACAATCTATAAGGATTCAAAGGCACTATGAAATTCCAACAGACTCATATTGGAGCATGATGCTGGATGAATTGGTTGACTTAGATGAAGAAAGGTTAAATGCCTTGGAGTTATTAAAACGACAAAAGAAGAGAGTAGAAATCTCTTATAACAAGAAGGTGAAAGTTAAAAGTTTTTTGCCTGAAGACTTGGTCTGGAAAGTGATCATTCCAATGGATCGAAAGGATAGAGCCTTAGGGAAGTGGTCTCCGAAGTGGGAAGACCCTTTTTAG